AGGAGAAACGGCAAAATCGTGTGGTGAAGGGTTGTGCGATCGCAAATCTCAAAATCTGCGATCGCTGCCCAGCAGACATTCTCAACTCCAAAGGCTTGTTTGTAGTAGCCCAACAAATCTGGATAGCAACCAAGCTGATCTTTGTCCAATAGGCAGCAGACTCGCTGAATCCCTTGACCTTTCATAAAGGACATCCAGGACTGGATTTGTACATCTGTATATCCTGGTCTAGATGCTCCAAAAATAATGGATTCAGTTGAGCAAGCCGCCGCAAACTTATACACAGTTCTGCACCTCGCTACTGTTCATGACTGTGGACTGTGGCTTGTACGAGGGATGCAATTGCGGCTTCAACTCGTTGCCATCCGGATGCAGAACTGAAATCAAGTCCTAAAAACGTTGGATTCACTTTAGCTCGCAAAACTAAGTAAACAATTCCCGCAATCAATATCGCACTGATAGCAGGAATATCTCTATCGGGTGGAAAGGGATGCTTTTGACTCAGAAACTGCAAACTAGCGATCGCCATCTGATCACGCACCTGAGCCAATTCTTGGGTTAACTCGTTTCCTTCTAACAGTTCCCACCGCAAAATCTCCTGGGTAATCGTTCGCTGTTGCAGATCTTGCATAAAGCGGACGAGCAGTATGTCCATCCATTCATCTAGCGACTCTGCTTGAATGCTGGATTCATCCCCAACCAGTTCTTCAACAGTCAGCCAGTAGTCACCTTCCTGTCCGAAGGTTTTCAACAGAGTGGGTAGGTTTTCAAAATATCGGTAAATCAAGACTTTATCTACGCCTGCTTCACGGGCGATCGCATTCACCCCTAGCTGCCGAAATCCCGACTCTGCCAGCAGTTTGCCCACAGCTGTCAAAATTTTTGCTTTCGTTTCTTCCTTGTCTCGCGCCATGAATGTTGCCTGAGCTACTTGTCACCAGATGGTGACTATGATAGCTTGTCACTGGTCGGTGACTTCGGGAGCAACAAGATGCAGAAGGTTTGCTTTGAGACAGAAGTTTACTCGTTTCACATTGACTTTATTGGGCATGTGAACAACACTATCTATGTGCAATGGATGGAAATTGGACGAACCAAATTGCTAGAGGCGATCGGAATGCCGACGCACAAAATTTTTCACCAGGGCTTTGTCCCCGTGTTGGTACAAACCAATATTATGTATAAATCTCCGCTTTATTTGGGCGATCGCGTTCAAATCGAGTTGTGGCTTTCTGAATTACGAAATGCGTCTGCCACTATGCAATTCCGTTTCGTCAATGCTGAGGGAACCTTAGCCGCAGAAGGATGGCAAAAAGGGTTGTTTGCCGATCGAGAAACGATGCGCCCAAGACGGTTACGGGCTGAGGAACGAGCCTTGTTTTTACCCTATGTCCACTTAACAGATGCTGGTCAACCCGAAAATGTTTTGAGATGAGTTCCATTCAACGATTCAATCTAGTACAGCAAAAAATCAGTTTTGAAAGGGGTGAAGGGGTGGAACCCCTGCTTGGGGGCGAGCCCCCAAACCCCCTACATTGCAGAACTTCGTCTTCGCAACACTAGGGAGCTAAGTGCATGAACGTTAAAGTAAATACTCAGTCTGTCCTGAAGCTAATTTTGATTTTCAGTATTGTTTCTACTGCAATTCATTTCACTGATAATTACCGATTTATTGAAGATTATCCTCAACCTGCCTGGATTACGGCTCCATCCATTTATCAATCCTGGATAATTCTAACTATCATTGGCATGATTGGTTATTGGCTCTACAGCTTGAGAAAGTTTTGGTTGGCCTACCTCTGTCTTGGCATTTATTCTCTAACAGGTCTGATCAGCCCAGGTCATTATCTTTATGGTTCCTGGTCGCAGTTCTCGTTCAAAATGCACCTGTTTATCTGGACGGATGCCATTACAAGTTCAGCCGTATTGGGGTTTGTCATCTGGTCACTACTTTTTCTGAGGGAATGGAAACTGACTGAGCAGTAGACGGAATCAATTTAAAGATTGCGCTTCAGCTATTGATATCATTGTGATCGCTTCATAAGAAGTTTAAAGTTTGAGGATCAATGAGGGCGATCGCAGTTATTTTTAAACATTTAGAAGATGAAAAATTAGCTTGTAGTATTTGTACTGTATTTGAAGAAATTCACAAATTATGCTGTAGTTGCGGATGAGTCAGCAAACCTTCCTAAAAGTACCTTTCGTGTGGGAAGAACCGAAACCCCTGGTGGAAGTCCCATCGCGTTTGACGTTTGAGCCAGTCAAAGCAAAACATAGTGATCAATTAGTGTCAATTGTTGCGTGTATCATGGCGTTTTCGATGGATGCGAGTGATCAAAGAAGAGCATCTGAGGATAATCCTCACACAGCGGTTGAAGCGTTTTTGAATTCAGCCAGGGATGACTTCTCGTATCAAGATGACTGGTGGCAGTTTGGAATTAACGATAACGGAGATATTGTAGGGGTTGTCCTTCCTGTGACGTTCAATGGTTGTGCTAAAGGGGATTTAGAAGAAGGCACCCTCTATTACATGGGAGTCGTACCGGAGTATCGAGGATTTGGTTTTGCCAAAGATCTTTTGTTGCAAGGAACGCGGATATTGCAAGAGATCGGAGCTTGGCGAATATTTTGCGATACGGCCGTTGTGAATGTGCGAATGATTTCGGCATTCAAGCAGGTTGGCTATCGGCAGTATGGCGAACCCTGGGAACGCCCTGTTTAATTGCTGCTTAGTTGTACTTATTCTTGCAGGATATCCCTCAATTTTGCGACCATTTCTGTACGAGCGGAAACCCCTAGCTTGCGAAACATTCGCTTCAACGCCTGTTTCACCGAATTCTGAGTAATCCAAAGCTCTGCCCCAATCTCAGCATTGGTTAGTCCTTCAGCAACCAACCTGGCAATCTGAATCTCGCGTGGCGTCAGACAATGGGAAAGTAGGTTTGGAGGGGGTGAGGCTGGTTTTCGTAGCCCCGCAAGACAGGCGGAGAGATGGGAGCAAACGGCTCCCAAACTTGCCAACTCGTGAGGATTAAAGGCGGGTGTTTGTCCCACGCGAGCAAAGTGAATCGTACCAATTAACTGACCACTTCCCACAACGGGTCCTGTCATGATGTGTTCGTGGTCATATTCAGCGCAACACCGTTGATAGAGTTCACTCTGTTTCCACGTCCCCGTCGGTAACACTAACTCCTCATGGGCTGGAGCGTGATTCGCCAGAACATACTGCAATACGGGGTCAACGGCTCTGCCAATTTGCTCATATCGCTCCACAAAAGCGTCAGAGACCCCAACCACATCAAAACTGGCTAGACGGTTCTCATCCTCTAGCAGGTAAATTCCCCACCGTTGCACCCCAAAATAGTCACTAACGCCATCCATAAAGCGATCGCACAATGCCGCTTCGGTGGGAGCAGTAGCGATCGCTTGAAACAAAGGGTGTAGAGAATGAGCCATTGTTGGACTGAAAGTGTACCCACTTGAGGACTATCGAAGCTGAGAAGCTTTCCCTACAATCGTTCCACAATGAAGACACCTCAGGCAACTGTGAACCATGAATCCGCTACAAATCGGCTTTTTGATCTATCCCGGAGTCATTCAACTGGACGTGATGGGTGCTTACCAAGTTCTGGCATTTCCGCCCAATACCCAGGTTCACCTCATCTGGAAAACATTGTCTCCTGTAGTCAGCAATGAAGGCTTAATCCTGACTCCAACGACGACTCTGGCAGAGTGCCCACCGTTAGATGTAATTTGTGTCCCCGGTGGTGGCATCGGACAAGTCGAAGTGGTGCAAGATGATGAAATTCTGCACTTTTTGAAACAACAAAGTATCACCGCTCAGTATGTGACGAGTGTCTGTACAGGTTCACTGATTTTAGCGGCGGCGGGTCTACTGCAAGGCTATCAAGCTACATGTCACTGGGCATTTCGAGACCAACTGGCAATGCTTGGCGTTGAAGTTGTCCCGCACCGAGTGGTGATCGATCGCAATCGAGTTACAGGCGCAGGAGTCACTTCAGGAATTGATTTTGGGTTGACATTATTGGGGTTGCTGTGCGGAGAGCAGGTTGCAAAGATGACTCAACTGATGATGGAATATACGCCTGAACCGCCTTTTAATGCAGGCACGCCAGAAACAGCGGGTGAGGAGGTTGTGCGATCGCTCATGCAGTTGGGTAAGCCTCTTCTGGATGCCTTTCAGACTCAGACCCAGAAGGTTGCTGCTCGGTTAAACGCACCTTCTCATGAGTAACGCTTTACTGATCGGATGATTCATCCGTGCGTGGCACATTCAAAGCCTGTTCATCTAAAGAGCGGCAATCCTGGATGCAACCTTCAAGGAATTTTGGCACTCTGGAACCACAGGAACCGGATCGGTTTTTTCTGGTAGAAACCCCAGAGATTCTTAGAGCTGATTCATAAACAAAGTTTTTGATCCCCCTGAAGTCTCCCTTTTTAAGGGGGACTTCAGTCTCTTGCCTGGGTTCCCTCCTTTTCAAGGGGGGTAGGGGGGGTCAAGCGATATCCAATGTTCTAGACCTTAAGATTTACTTTATAAATTAACTCTTAATGGGCTGATGAAGCATCTCTCGGATCACAAATGCCCCACCATTTTGGACGTTTTGAAACATAGGAATGGGACAACGGCGCAAGTTCCTGGCGGTTGGGTGAATCAAATGTTCCGACCGCGATCGCCAATGTTGGCTTATCGTCGATCGCTCCAATTGTGCTGCCGCAGACTGGGCAAAAGGCACGGCTTGACCACTCAGACGATCGCCACTTAGCAGGTGCTCCACCGGGTCCTGTCCATTCAACCTGATTTTGCGAGAATTCGACCCACATTTGCGTCAGTGATCCCGAATGCTGTTGGCATTGCCGACAGGAGCAGGTGTGGGGCTTGAGCGCGGGTCCAGTTGCCACAAAACGAATATTTCCACACAAACAACCACCCTCATAAATTTTGGGCTTTGCCATCACACATACTCCAGATCATTCTCGTGATACCTCATATTATGTTTCTGGCAGAGGCTCCAGCACTTTGAACGCGATCGCATCTGCGTCATCGCTATCAACCCCCAATGATTTGAGAATTAACTTCGTTACTTGTTCTGGGTAGTGAAGTTCGCTATGTCCTTCCAGAATGGTGCGCATTGCCATCAGTGCTGTTCCTAAAACCAGATCGATCGCCGCTTGTGTACTCTCCACCTGAAATCGCTTCAGCCGTATTCCCGCTTCTAAATCCGACATCAAACCCCGTTCGATCGTTTCACTCAAAGGGGCTGCGACTAAGCCAATGCGAACAATCACCCATCCCCACGTCGCATCGCGCATGGCTTGGTGGAGAAACTGACGCAAACCGATCGCCATTCGTTCAGCGGGGTCTGCGATCGCTGCATATTGTGCCCAAATCTTTTGATTCATCACGTCACTTAAGGATGCGGCAACGGCTCTCAATACATCCTCACGGGTCTGGAAATAGTTGTAAAACGTTCCCCTGGAAACGCCTGCCTCGGCAATGATGTCGTCAATGGTGACTGCATCCGTTTCTTTACGCGCAAAGACCCGATAGGCGGACTCGATGAGATGCGATCGCGTCCGTTCCCGTTTTTCCATGCCAATGGAGGCTCGACGAGAGGGCTTCATGCAGCTTGCTTTGAATGATACCGACCCTAGCATACCCTGCTGTTGACACCTTCATCAAAATGACGCTATTGTCAAAATGACATAAACGTCATTCTTGATCTGTAAGCTCCAGTCCATCAAAATAGGAGGCACCCGCGATGCGTATTGCCATCATTGCTTTGGGGAGTCAGGGAGATGTCCAACCTTACGTTGCCTTAGGGAAAGGGCTAAAAGCGGCAGGTTACGATGTCCGGTTGCTGACCCATGAGAACTTTGAGGGATTAGCCACGTCTCACGGACTGACGTTTTATCCCATGCAGGGAAATGTACAAGAACTGATTGAAACGCCAGAAATGCGCGAACTTGCCGAGAAAGGGAATTTCATTACACTCACCTTACGGACGGCAAAAGAAAGCAAACAGGTCGCCATCGGATGGGCACAGGCAGGGCTAGAAGCTTGTCGAGGTATGGATTTACTGATCGCGGGTGTGGGAGGGCTTTATCTGGCACTGGCGATCGCAGAAAAGCTAGACATTCCGCTGCTGCAAGCCTTTGTGTTTCCCTTTACGCCAACCACAACCTTTCCAGGGATTTTGTTTCCGCCATCGATCGACCGCTTGGGCGGAATGGTGAACTGGCTCTCCCATCAAGCGTTACGTCAAATCATCTGGCAAGGCTCTCGTGCTGGCGATACCGCTGCCCGTCAGCAAGTTCTCAACTTACCCGCAGCTTCGTTTTTCGGTCCTCACCAGTCCCCCTATTTGCATCGTTTACCAACCCTCTATGGGTTCAGCCCTGCTGTGATTGCGAAGCCGTCAGATTGGCGAAATACCTTTGTCACAGGCTATTGGTTTTTGGATGCTGCACCTGATTGGACTCCCCCTCCTGACCTGGAGAACTTTTTGCAAGCGGGTTCGCCTCCGGTGTACATCGGCTTTGGCAGTATGGGCAATCGCAACCCTGAGGAAACTGCCGATCTGGTGTTGCAAGCCCTTGGGAAGACGGGACAACGGGCGATTCTATCGGCTGGGTGGAGTGGAATGCGAACCGAAAACCTGCCAGACACCGCTTTTCTCGTCAATTCGGTTCCCCATGCGTGGCTATTTCCACGAGTTGCGGCAGTGGTTCATCATGGAGGAGCCGGGACAACCGCCGCAGGACTTCGGGCAGGCGTTCCGACAGTGATTGTTCCATTTTTTGGCGATCAGGGCTTTTGGGGGCAACGGGTGGCAGACCTAGGCGTAGGAACAGCCCCCATTCCCCGCAAACGGCTTACGGTGGAACGGCTAGCAGAAGCGATTCAAACAGCGGTGGGCGATCGCTCAATGGGTCAGCGGGCAGCGAGTTTAGGAGAAAAAATGAGAGCCGAAAATGGAGTTGCGAATGCAGTAGCAATCATTCAAACACTCGAAAATTTAAAGGTTGCGTAGCTCAAACAACTGTGTAGTCTAAAACCTCCTGGGATCACAAGCCCGCAATCCGCTGAAATTCTGTTTTGTAGTAGTGCAGTGTTTTTGGGTCAGAACAAACGAACCGAACAGTGCCGATCGCGGTATGACCAAGCAAGAATTGGCTCACCGTTTCAAAGGCGATTCGAGCAGCGCGATCGCCCGGAAAACCGAGCGCACCTGTCCCAATTGCTGGAAATGCGATTGAGTAAAGACCTTGGGATACTGCGAGTTCGAGGCAACTCCGATAGCACTGTGCTAGCAGATCCTCCTCGCCGTGATTACCCCCCTGCCACGCCGGACAAACGGTATGGATAACATACAGTGCAGCCAATTTGAATCCAGGGGTGATTCTAGCTTCTCCTTCGTTACACCCATTCAATTGCCGACAGGCATCCAATAATTCAGATCCCGCTGCGCGATGAATGGCACTGGAAATTGCACCATTGTCAGACAGATAGCGATCGGTTGAATTGACGATCGCCTCTGTATCTTGTTGAGCGATATCACCGAGTTGGGGACCCCGATCAAAGGCATAAAATAAACTGGTGTGCCCACTACTCCGTCTACCGCTGCGGGTATAAGCCTGATGGGAAGCCATCTTGCGATAGCTAGAAAAGTTGCGTTTCTTTAATTCCTGATCCAAGTCCTGGAGGGCTGCCGCTTCTGGAGCAGACATGGGTGAGTTGACGCTCAACAGTTCCAGGCTCATCTCTTGAAGGACTCCGCTCGCTGCTCCATAGTCTCCTCGATCCACCAGGCGCACTGCCTCCTTCTTTGCCCGTGCAGCCATCATCAACGCGACCTGCTGCTGCACCTCCTGATTCAATGGAAATGCTTCAAGTTGATGATTCGTAACCACTGGAAGCTGAAGAACGGCTTGGGTTTCCTGGGGGTGCTGCTCGTTATCTGTCCACATCAAACGGAAGCTGCATAGCTCCGTTTCCTGATTTAAGGCAGGAATTTTCAACCGAACCACGAGATCAATCGGACTATCAAAGATCAGGTTAGGGAGCTTAAAGTATCCTTTGCTATCCACATCCAGATCATTGAGAACGTCAGCAACGACGACCTCTCCTTGCGGTTCAATAGCGATCGCAACACTCTTCCCAAACGTCGAAGCCAGTCCTTGAAGCTCCTGCTCAAAGATACTGGGTAACTGCTCAGCAGAGGCAATGTAGTAGTAGTTGCCATCGCCACTCCGAGCCATCGCTTCTAACAAATCCTCGTTATAGTCATATCCCAACCCCATTGTGGAAGTACTGACTCCCCGCTGCGCTAATCCATGCACATCGGTTGCGATCGTGTCTGGATTGGTTTCGCCCACATTTGCCAAGCCATCCGACAGTAGAATCACCCGATTCAGTTCAGCGGTGAGAACCTGACTTACCTGAATACCCCCCTGAACCCAACCTGCGTGTAGAGCAGTACTGCCTCCGGGTTGTACCTGCTTCACCAAACGGGTCAAGCTCGCTTTGTTATTGGCTAGAGTGGTTGGAATTAAAGTCTGTACCTGATCATCAAAGATGGTGACACTGAGGCGATCGCTGGGGAGAAGTTGCTCAATTGCATAGCAAACTGCCTCTCTTGCGTAATCAATTTTTTTGTGACTGCCCATCGAGCCAGAACGGTCGATTACAAACCCAATATTGAGCGTGGGTCGCTGAGTCGTGGAAACAGGTGCTTGTGGGGGTGTAATTCGTATCACCAAATCGAGGGTAGTCGGTTGATTTAAGCCAACAGCAGCGCGCAAGGGAATGATGTTGATTTGAGGCATCATGGCTTGGAGGACCTCCTCTTGAAAGTTGAAATTTTAGTGAGGGTTTGAAGTATTCGTTGCAGCAAATTTTGCTGCTCCTGAGAAGTCGAAGGCAAAACAAAGTCACTACGAACGTGAAGTTCTAATCCGGGCAAAATTTCCTGACGAATCCACTGGGTTGTTGAGGATGGAGCGAGCGGTGATTGAGCGGAGGATAAGGAGGCGAGTTCTGAAGGTGACTGAAGTTTAGAGATTGACGGAGCGACATCGGATTGTCTTTTTTGGACTTGTTGCAGAAATGCCAGGGCTGGATTTGCCGGAGCAACGGTGAGCTGAACTCCTCCTTGTAGTAGTGCCTCCAATTCTGAATTACTTTTTGAACGAGCAAGCGTATCAATCACACTGGCTCCATAGCCTTCGGTGAGAAGTCGCCGTACCAACAACACTTGTAGCAAATGGCGGTAGATATATCGGGCTTCCCGTCCTTCTTTAAACGGCTCATCGAGCATTCCCTGGCTGGTGTAGTGCCTGACAAGCCTGGGAGTAACGTCCTCCCGCACCCTGGTATGCGCTTTTTCCTCTGGCAGAAATTGGGGCAGTAGCTCGTTTGCGACCTGCACTAACTCCTCCAAAGACCAACTGGAATCCCGTTGGGCTAACTGTTGCAACGTTTTCATACATTCATGTTAATCATGACAATTTCTATTGTCAATAACAATTAAAATTGTAAAAAAGCTAAGGTTGTAATTACACCAGATCGTTTGCTCATTCACTGCTCATCCACACTTGTCTTTTTCAGTTGCAGGTTGTTGTGTGTGGATTTAAGGGGGTAGATATTGGTACGTTTTGGTGGTGTTCCAAACCTGTTGATAACCTCTGTAAGACCCCCTGTAGTCCCCCTTACCAAGGGGGACGGCGACAGCCGGGGGTTAGTGGCAACAGATCTGAAACACTACCTATGGTATTTAATTCTGGAGAAGTATCTGTAAATTTTTACCGTTTACGCATCAAAAAAATGCTCCCCAAAAGAGGAGCATTGTCTTTTAAGCACTCATTAACTTACAACGACATCTACTGATCGCGATCGCCCTGTTAACTCACCAGTGAAGGTGCTTTCAGCGCAACCGGAATTGCTTCACCTGCCGCTAAGTCCAGGGGAAAATTATGAGCATTGCGCTCGTGCATCACTTCCATTCCCAGGTTGGCGCGATTCAGGATATCCGCCCAGGTGTTGATCACCCGTCCCTGGCTGTCTAACACTGACTGGTTAAAGTTAAACCCATTCAAGTTAAACGCCATTGTGCTAATGCCCAATGAAGTAAACCAGATACCAACAACAGGCCATGCACCCAGGAAGAAGTGTAAGGTGCGGCTATTAGCGTTCACCCCCAGAATAATTTCGTTGGTGCGTCCAACCAGGCGACCGAAGTAACCGTGAGCCGCCACAATGTTGTAGGTTTCCTCTTCTTGTCCAAACTTGTAACCGTTGTTCTGAGATTCAATTTCAGTTGTTTCCCGAACAAGGGAAGACGTGACCAGAGAACCATGCATTGCGCTAAATAAGGCTCCGCCAAACACCCCTGCGACACCCAACATGTGAAACGGATGCATCAGGATATTGTGTTCAGCCTGGAACACGAACATAAAGTTGAACGTTCCACTGATGCCCAACGGCATTCCATCGGAGAAGGAACCTTGACCGATCGGGTAGATCAAAAAGACCGCAGTAGCCGCTGCAACAGGAGCCGAATACGCCACACAGATCCAGGGACGCATTCCCAGTCGGTAGCTCAACTCCCATTCGCGCCCCATGTACGCGAAGATCCCAATCAAAAAGTGCAGCACAACTAATTGATAGGGACCGCCATTGTAGAGCCACTCATCCAGAGAAGCGGCTTCCCAAATTGGGTAAAAGTGCAACCCGATCGCGTTAGAAGACGGAACAACTGCACCTGTAATGATGTTGTTGCCATACAGCAACGAACCAGCCACGGGTTCACGGATGCCGTCAATATCAACCGGAGGGGCGGCAATAAACGCGAGAACAAAACAAACAGTTGCAGAGAGCAGGGTAGGGATCATCAGCACGCCAAACCAGCCCACGTAGAGGCGATTTTCGGTGCTAGTAACCCAATTGCAAAACTGCTCCCATACATTGACGCGC
The nucleotide sequence above comes from Oscillatoria sp. FACHB-1407. Encoded proteins:
- a CDS encoding protein-tyrosine phosphatase family protein; translated protein: MYKFAAACSTESIIFGASRPGYTDVQIQSWMSFMKGQGIQRVCCLLDKDQLGCYPDLLGYYKQAFGVENVCWAAIADFEICDRTTLHHTILPFLLTSDQCQRKTVVHCSGGIGRTGQILAAWLVLGRGLSQQAAIQAVRQTGRNPYEAVIAAPLRGKNPLRVLANLNHLLDTEGVG
- a CDS encoding glycosyltransferase, whose protein sequence is MRIAIIALGSQGDVQPYVALGKGLKAAGYDVRLLTHENFEGLATSHGLTFYPMQGNVQELIETPEMRELAEKGNFITLTLRTAKESKQVAIGWAQAGLEACRGMDLLIAGVGGLYLALAIAEKLDIPLLQAFVFPFTPTTTFPGILFPPSIDRLGGMVNWLSHQALRQIIWQGSRAGDTAARQQVLNLPAASFFGPHQSPYLHRLPTLYGFSPAVIAKPSDWRNTFVTGYWFLDAAPDWTPPPDLENFLQAGSPPVYIGFGSMGNRNPEETADLVLQALGKTGQRAILSAGWSGMRTENLPDTAFLVNSVPHAWLFPRVAAVVHHGGAGTTAAGLRAGVPTVIVPFFGDQGFWGQRVADLGVGTAPIPRKRLTVERLAEAIQTAVGDRSMGQRAASLGEKMRAENGVANAVAIIQTLENLKVA
- a CDS encoding acyl-CoA thioesterase; the encoded protein is MQKVCFETEVYSFHIDFIGHVNNTIYVQWMEIGRTKLLEAIGMPTHKIFHQGFVPVLVQTNIMYKSPLYLGDRVQIELWLSELRNASATMQFRFVNAEGTLAAEGWQKGLFADRETMRPRRLRAEERALFLPYVHLTDAGQPENVLR
- a CDS encoding GFA family protein encodes the protein MAKPKIYEGGCLCGNIRFVATGPALKPHTCSCRQCQQHSGSLTQMWVEFSQNQVEWTGPGGAPAKWRSSEWSSRAFCPVCGSTIGAIDDKPTLAIAVGTFDSPNRQELAPLSHSYVSKRPKWWGICDPRDASSAH
- a CDS encoding MerR family transcriptional regulator is translated as MKTLQQLAQRDSSWSLEELVQVANELLPQFLPEEKAHTRVREDVTPRLVRHYTSQGMLDEPFKEGREARYIYRHLLQVLLVRRLLTEGYGASVIDTLARSKSNSELEALLQGGVQLTVAPANPALAFLQQVQKRQSDVAPSISKLQSPSELASLSSAQSPLAPSSTTQWIRQEILPGLELHVRSDFVLPSTSQEQQNLLQRILQTLTKISTFKRRSSKP
- a CDS encoding DJ-1/PfpI family protein, with amino-acid sequence MNPLQIGFLIYPGVIQLDVMGAYQVLAFPPNTQVHLIWKTLSPVVSNEGLILTPTTTLAECPPLDVICVPGGGIGQVEVVQDDEILHFLKQQSITAQYVTSVCTGSLILAAAGLLQGYQATCHWAFRDQLAMLGVEVVPHRVVIDRNRVTGAGVTSGIDFGLTLLGLLCGEQVAKMTQLMMEYTPEPPFNAGTPETAGEEVVRSLMQLGKPLLDAFQTQTQKVAARLNAPSHE
- the psbA gene encoding photosystem II q(b) protein, yielding MTTTSQRRESVRADLPVRVNVWEQFCNWVTSTENRLYVGWFGVLMIPTLLSATVCFVLAFIAAPPVDIDGIREPVAGSLLYGNNIITGAVVPSSNAIGLHFYPIWEAASLDEWLYNGGPYQLVVLHFLIGIFAYMGREWELSYRLGMRPWICVAYSAPVAAATAVFLIYPIGQGSFSDGMPLGISGTFNFMFVFQAEHNILMHPFHMLGVAGVFGGALFSAMHGSLVTSSLVRETTEIESQNNGYKFGQEEETYNIVAAHGYFGRLVGRTNEIILGVNANSRTLHFFLGAWPVVGIWFTSLGISTMAFNLNGFNFNQSVLDSQGRVINTWADILNRANLGMEVMHERNAHNFPLDLAAGEAIPVALKAPSLVS
- a CDS encoding macro domain-containing protein, which produces MMPQINIIPLRAAVGLNQPTTLDLVIRITPPQAPVSTTQRPTLNIGFVIDRSGSMGSHKKIDYAREAVCYAIEQLLPSDRLSVTIFDDQVQTLIPTTLANNKASLTRLVKQVQPGGSTALHAGWVQGGIQVSQVLTAELNRVILLSDGLANVGETNPDTIATDVHGLAQRGVSTSTMGLGYDYNEDLLEAMARSGDGNYYYIASAEQLPSIFEQELQGLASTFGKSVAIAIEPQGEVVVADVLNDLDVDSKGYFKLPNLIFDSPIDLVVRLKIPALNQETELCSFRLMWTDNEQHPQETQAVLQLPVVTNHQLEAFPLNQEVQQQVALMMAARAKKEAVRLVDRGDYGAASGVLQEMSLELLSVNSPMSAPEAAALQDLDQELKKRNFSSYRKMASHQAYTRSGRRSSGHTSLFYAFDRGPQLGDIAQQDTEAIVNSTDRYLSDNGAISSAIHRAAGSELLDACRQLNGCNEGEARITPGFKLAALYVIHTVCPAWQGGNHGEEDLLAQCYRSCLELAVSQGLYSIAFPAIGTGALGFPGDRAARIAFETVSQFLLGHTAIGTVRFVCSDPKTLHYYKTEFQRIAGL
- a CDS encoding LuxR C-terminal-related transcriptional regulator; amino-acid sequence: MAHSLHPLFQAIATAPTEAALCDRFMDGVSDYFGVQRWGIYLLEDENRLASFDVVGVSDAFVERYEQIGRAVDPVLQYVLANHAPAHEELVLPTGTWKQSELYQRCCAEYDHEHIMTGPVVGSGQLIGTIHFARVGQTPAFNPHELASLGAVCSHLSACLAGLRKPASPPPNLLSHCLTPREIQIARLVAEGLTNAEIGAELWITQNSVKQALKRMFRKLGVSARTEMVAKLRDILQE
- a CDS encoding GNAT family N-acetyltransferase — encoded protein: MSQQTFLKVPFVWEEPKPLVEVPSRLTFEPVKAKHSDQLVSIVACIMAFSMDASDQRRASEDNPHTAVEAFLNSARDDFSYQDDWWQFGINDNGDIVGVVLPVTFNGCAKGDLEEGTLYYMGVVPEYRGFGFAKDLLLQGTRILQEIGAWRIFCDTAVVNVRMISAFKQVGYRQYGEPWERPV
- a CDS encoding TetR/AcrR family transcriptional regulator; amino-acid sequence: MKPSRRASIGMEKRERTRSHLIESAYRVFARKETDAVTIDDIIAEAGVSRGTFYNYFQTREDVLRAVAASLSDVMNQKIWAQYAAIADPAERMAIGLRQFLHQAMRDATWGWVIVRIGLVAAPLSETIERGLMSDLEAGIRLKRFQVESTQAAIDLVLGTALMAMRTILEGHSELHYPEQVTKLILKSLGVDSDDADAIAFKVLEPLPET
- a CDS encoding TetR/AcrR family transcriptional regulator; the protein is MARDKEETKAKILTAVGKLLAESGFRQLGVNAIAREAGVDKVLIYRYFENLPTLLKTFGQEGDYWLTVEELVGDESSIQAESLDEWMDILLVRFMQDLQQRTITQEILRWELLEGNELTQELAQVRDQMAIASLQFLSQKHPFPPDRDIPAISAILIAGIVYLVLRAKVNPTFLGLDFSSASGWQRVEAAIASLVQATVHSHEQ